Proteins found in one Leishmania major strain Friedlin complete genome, chromosome 35 genomic segment:
- a CDS encoding putative DNA replication factor (previous protein_id=AAZ14713.1), with amino-acid sequence MEITDTVKERVQYFFVHHSEPPLPLSTHDGTSASASPGTSSGAAAAGAGGRSVFIQEVDCMKLLDVCPEVGCALLAQTTTVMDVLRVECAALCKKAGQAGILSSSISIRLTHVPVSMTGLPSVPPAGGQLVQLCGSIIRMSTKRVVPYASRLMCPRCRNTSEIFTNPFDRATEAKTQCSQPACKHEPMQVIGQVWMDYAECRLQQRSNQSGHLPRSVLVTLDDELSMKCSVGQFVEVVGIAFPKWRHVFPSSRPSIEPAIWAVNVLPMEAYRGAATSTSGAPGLRRRAGKTDRPKFNPEHFFTSFCKNKRKRGVTLARSVCPHLSGLFAPRFAVLLSALGGASTTGKTSMHVRNTIHCLYVGDPSTGKTQLLRFAAAIAPRSTSTTGMGSTSAGLTVAAAKEHGEWVLEPGALVLSDGGSCIIDELRTVSPADRASLHEAMEQQTISVAKGGLVTKLRTACAVLSACNPPARRGGRTEIGVGGPLLSRFDFIFLLWDTPKPEVDARIASHMLRANTGAQTVLGEEELTVDEVARYLWWVRTQYATAGGPFLSDPAADLLSRYYEIQRQRGASPALDDAVPVTVRFLESLVRLTQAHAKLHLQTMCTLEDAAMAVFLMERTAYSLKCPLDAVEPGMYSSSPELDEVFLSDNPAALAQQDAVLSAVVDVMFHYQLPSAYHLNGTETRGDVEIALADLPFMRAMRVAGASQNTNASSSTGDVTGGDDVTDGTLLAQRKAPSALLQAKTLVAIASAERLAEEVGRTSGTAYSVARYAGSSMECSADSSPKAVADLLRSQCVRRSASVAPSAFAASQPSPPPALLEELQAPEYTQLTTGERPREAGEDELLLPDSGHHSAASSAPPSQQMPARPLPSPSLSVPENGSLPYSLLPNGTRKRSAEDIMRSLRFRL; translated from the coding sequence ATGGAGATCACGGACACGGTGAAGGAGCGCGTTCAGTACTTTTTCGTGCATCACAGCGAgccacctcttcctctgtcGACCCACGATGGCACCAGCGCATCCGCCTCGCCTGggacgagcagcggcgctgctgcagccggtgCTGGCGGTCGGTCTGTTTTTATTCAAGAGGTGGACTGTATGAAGCTTCTCGACGTCTGCCCAGAGGTcgggtgcgcgctgctggctcAGACCACAACAGTCATGGATGTGCTGCGGGTGGAGTGCGCGGCACTGTGCAAAAAGGCTGGGCAGGCGGGCATTCTCAGTAGCAGCATCTCCATCCGCCTCACGCACGTGCCAGTATCTATGACCGGACTGCCGTCAGTGCCACCCGCAGGCGGCCAACTCGTGCAGCTGTGCGGGTCGATCATTCGCATGTCGACCAAGCGCGTGGTGCCGTATGCGTCGCGGCTAATGTGCCCGCGATGCCGTAATACCTCTGAGATCTTCACAAACCCTTTTGACCGTGCGACAGAAGCCAAGACGCAGTGCTCTCAGCCCGCCTGCAAGCATGAGCCGATGCAAGTGATTGGTCAGGTTTGGATGGACTACGCCGAGTgtcggctgcagcagcggtcgAACCAGTCAGGCCACCTGCCTcgcagcgtcctcgtcacgCTGGATGACGAGCTCAGCATGAAGTGTTCGGTGGGCCAGTTCGTTGAGGTGGTGGGGATCGCCTTTCCAAAATGGCGGCATGTTTTCCCCTCTAGCAGGCCGAGCATCGAACCGGCCATCTGGGCAGTCAATGTTCTCCCCATGGAGGCGTACCGCGGGGCGGCCACGTCGACGAGTGGTGCACCTGgactgcgtcgccgcgccggcaAGACGGACCGGCCAAAGTTCAACCCGGAGCACTTCTTTACTTCCTTCTGCAAGAACAAGCGCAAACGCGGCGTGACGCTGGCGCGGTCCGTGTGCCCGCACCTCTCCGGTCTCTTCGCGCCCCGCTTCGCAGTGCTGCTCTCCGCCCTCGGCGGGGCGTCGACGACGGGGAAAACGTCCATGCACGTGCGCAACACAATTCACTGCCTCTACGTTGGCGACCCCTCGACTGGCaagacgcagctgctgcgctttGCGGCGGCCAtcgcgccgcgcagcacctcgacgaCCGGCATgggcagcacctccgccggTCTCACCGTGGCCGCCGCAAAGGAGCATGGTGAGTGGGTGCTTGAGCCTGGTGCATTGGTGCTGAGCGATGGCGGCTCCTGCATCATCGATGAGCTCCGCACCGTCTCTCCAGCGGATCGTGCTTCGCTGCATGAGGCCATGGAGCAGCAGACCATTTCCGTGGCAAAGGGCGGCCTCGTCACGAAGTtgcgcaccgcctgcgcggTCTTGTCAGCCTGCAATCCACCGGCCCGCCGCGGTGGTCGCACGGAGATTGGCGTTGGCGGTCCGCTGCTGAGCCGCTTTGACTTCATCTTTCTTCTCTGGGACACGCCGAAGCCAGAGGTGGATGCGCGGATCGCGTCACACATGCTGCGGGCCAATACTGGTGCACAAACGGTgctgggggaggaggagctgacggtggacgaggtggcgcgGTATCTTTGGTGGGTGCGCACCCAGTACGCCACGGCAGGCGGCCCTTTTCTCTCCGACCCGGCCGCTGACCTACTGAGCCGCTACTACGAGatccagcggcagcgtggcgCCAGTCCGGCCCTGGATGACGCGGTGCCCGTGACCGTGCGGTTCCTCGAGTCCCTCGTGCGActcacacaggcacacgcgaaGCTGCATCTACAGACGATGTGTACGCTCGAGGACGCCGCAATGGCGGTGTTTCTCATGGAACGCACCGCGTACAGCCTCAAGTGTCCACTGGATGCTGTCGAGCCCGGAATGTACAGCAGCTCGCCGGAGCTGGACGAGGTGTTCCTCTCAGATAACCCTGCGGCGCTCGCTCAGCAGGACGCGGTGCTGTCTGCTGTCGTCGATGTCATGTTCCACTACCAGCTGCCGTCAGCGTACCACTTGAATGGGACCGAGACGAGAGGCGACGTGGAGATTGCCTTGGCTGATCTTCCCTTCATGCGGGCTATGCGCGTCGCTGGCGCGTCGCAGAATACAAACGCCTCTTCGTCCACCGGCGACGTTACAGGCGGGGATGATGTGACGGACGGCACGCTGCTGGCTCAGAGGAAGGCCCCCTCGGCCTTGCTGCAGGCCAAGACCctcgtcgccatcgccaGCGCTgagcggctggcggaggaggtCGGCCGGACCTCTGGCACCGCCTATAGCGTCGCGCGCTATGCCGGCTCCAGTATGGAGTGCTCCGCGGACTCGTCGCCCAAAGCCGTGGCGGATCTGTTGCGGTCTCAGTGTGTGCGTCGGTCAGCATCTGTGGCACCGTCCGCATTTGCTGCCTCGCAGCCGAGCCCGCCACCCGCTCTCCTCGAAGAGCTGCAAGCACCGGAGTACACACAGCTGACAACGGGAGAGAGGCCGAGGGAGGCGGGCGAGGATGAGCTGCTGCTACCGGATAGCGGGCAccactccgccgcctccagcgcgccgccctcgcagcAAATGCCGGCCCGTCCTCTTCCATCGCCGTCATTGTCCGTTCCCGAAAACGGTTCACTGCCGTACTCGCTCTTGCCAAACGGTACGCGGAAACGGTCTGCCGAGGACATCATGCGCAGTCTTCGATTCCGCCTGTGA